A single window of Halobacterium jilantaiense DNA harbors:
- a CDS encoding methyl-accepting chemotaxis protein codes for MTLRSTYEGLLWWCMEELGVAGSVERKILAAVGLQFLAAVAMAALAVFTTGFWQVAGVGATLVLSVVAFFNTYLIAERDFVDPLVDLEAAADDIAAGDFQAADLPFSDRDDEIASLVESFRRMQANLATVSRQADALARQDFDDPAMKAEVPGQFGESLTEMAESMESYTEELESKTAELEAQQAELERQSEQLERLVDALSAATEAARAGDLTATVDADSLAVADEHRAVVEDFNDLLGTLGDTIADIQTFSDAVLDVSETTDDRVDEVAAKSAEVSASVDEIASGANEQTTQLNDIAAEMDTVSATVEEIAASADDVAGTAQAAADRGEEGRGEVEDTIDELRTLREQSQAVAETVESLAEEVERIDGITALIEDIAEETNMLALNASIEAARTDGDGDGFAVVADEVKSLAEETREQAADISEIVDAVTTKAEDASTAIGEVDAEVERKITKTEGVLRDFEAIVDEVATVNHAVQEISDATDQGAQSVTDVVGMVEEVASVSEETAAEADTVATSAADQTEATDEVADQMEELADRTAALAAMLDDFDVPADAGGDDGGVDASQQPTPDSDRPRTDDGSTAVTDGGEAGFDWGQTGN; via the coding sequence ATGACTCTCCGGAGTACGTACGAAGGCCTCCTGTGGTGGTGCATGGAGGAGCTCGGCGTGGCCGGCAGCGTCGAACGCAAGATTCTGGCTGCCGTCGGCCTCCAGTTCCTGGCGGCAGTCGCGATGGCGGCGCTCGCGGTCTTCACCACGGGCTTCTGGCAGGTCGCGGGCGTCGGGGCGACACTCGTGCTGTCGGTCGTGGCGTTCTTCAACACGTACCTCATCGCCGAGCGGGACTTCGTCGACCCGCTGGTCGACCTCGAAGCGGCGGCCGACGACATCGCGGCCGGTGACTTTCAGGCGGCCGACCTGCCGTTCTCGGACCGCGACGACGAAATCGCGAGTCTCGTGGAGTCGTTCCGGCGGATGCAGGCGAACCTCGCGACGGTGTCCCGGCAGGCCGACGCGCTCGCGCGGCAGGACTTCGACGACCCCGCGATGAAGGCCGAAGTGCCGGGACAGTTCGGTGAGAGCCTCACCGAGATGGCGGAGAGCATGGAGTCGTACACGGAGGAACTGGAGTCGAAGACAGCGGAGCTAGAGGCCCAGCAGGCGGAGTTAGAGCGACAGTCCGAGCAGCTCGAACGGCTCGTAGACGCGCTCTCGGCGGCGACGGAGGCGGCGCGCGCCGGCGACCTCACCGCGACCGTCGACGCCGACAGCCTGGCGGTGGCCGACGAACACCGCGCCGTTGTCGAGGACTTCAACGACCTCCTCGGAACGCTCGGCGACACCATCGCCGACATCCAGACGTTCTCCGACGCGGTGCTAGACGTCTCGGAGACGACCGACGACCGCGTCGACGAGGTCGCCGCGAAGAGCGCCGAGGTGTCGGCGAGCGTCGACGAGATCGCGTCCGGCGCGAACGAGCAGACGACGCAGTTGAACGACATCGCGGCCGAGATGGACACCGTCTCGGCGACCGTCGAGGAGATTGCGGCGAGCGCCGACGACGTCGCGGGGACGGCGCAGGCGGCCGCCGACCGCGGCGAGGAGGGGCGCGGCGAGGTTGAGGACACCATCGACGAGCTGCGGACGCTGCGCGAGCAGAGCCAGGCCGTCGCCGAGACCGTCGAGTCGCTGGCCGAGGAGGTCGAGCGCATCGACGGCATCACGGCGCTCATCGAGGACATCGCCGAGGAGACGAACATGCTGGCGCTGAACGCCTCCATCGAGGCGGCGCGCACGGACGGCGACGGCGACGGCTTCGCCGTGGTCGCCGACGAAGTGAAGAGCCTCGCAGAGGAGACCCGCGAGCAGGCGGCGGACATCTCGGAAATCGTGGACGCGGTGACGACGAAAGCCGAGGACGCGTCGACGGCCATCGGCGAGGTGGACGCGGAGGTCGAGCGCAAAATCACGAAGACCGAGGGCGTGCTCCGGGACTTCGAGGCCATCGTCGACGAGGTGGCGACGGTCAACCACGCCGTCCAGGAGATTTCGGACGCGACCGACCAGGGCGCGCAGTCCGTGACCGACGTGGTCGGGATGGTCGAAGAGGTCGCATCGGTCAGCGAGGAGACCGCAGCGGAAGCCGACACGGTCGCGACGTCGGCCGCCGACCAGACGGAGGCGACCGACGAAGTGGCCGACCAGATGGAGGAACTCGCAGACCGCACGGCGGCGCTCGCGGCGATGCTCGACGACTTCGACGTGCCCGCTGACGCCGGCGGCGACGACGGCGGCGTCGACGCGAGCCAGCAGCCGACGCCCGACAGCGACCGACCACGGACCGACGACGGGTCGACCGCAGTGACCGACGGCGGCGAGGCCGGCTTCGACTGGGGCCAGACCGGGAACTGA